The Castanea sativa cultivar Marrone di Chiusa Pesio chromosome 11, ASM4071231v1 genome contains a region encoding:
- the LOC142615274 gene encoding uncharacterized protein LOC142615274, whose amino-acid sequence MAYIPPHKRHSYEAASSSESSDTHNRPSTIPQSLVPQFRRNLNLRLPPKTFSQRCGNIVYNYAKQAMSAWFPVGLDHNHQFPSSVHVTPVPLQLFGRTAGTNPLVLFNNNNNHPVEQVRSPWVYIAENVVSDLLSSFENVKDEKLDLEDVKPKLVARFGKILFHESPSISEETTRVGLAAETTLSQLRRSFYTNIPNSYMENIKGEVAKKIKVDFEEEKDLYHVQDDEMQSIRSLINSAILDQDVKGGLRWPLGKASSGGRYCVVGVWHTIAKDYKSSSLSLKVRHADRYDFRTSIGEATREINLKLKNIVSLLQEQEVEVSSVAEMLKDHLKLIWDHFLCCENFLT is encoded by the exons ATGGCttacattcctccacacaagCGTCACTCATACGAAGCTGCTAGTAGTAGTGAATCTAGTGATACGCATAATAGACCCTCAACAATCCCACAATCCCTTGTTCCTCAATTCAGAAGAAATCTTAATTTGAGGTTGCCACCCAAAACCTTTTCACAAAGATGTGGAAATATCGTTTATAATTATGCAAAACAGGCTATGTCCGCATGGTTTCCTGTTGGTTTGGATCACAATCACCAGTTTCCATCTTCTGTACATGTTACCCCAGTTCCCTTGCAACTTTTTGGGAGAACAGCAGGAACAAATCCACTAGTTTTGttcaataacaacaacaatcatccag TTGAGCAAGTGAGGAGTCCATGGGTGTATATAGCAGAAAATGTTGTGTCAGACTTGCTTTCTTCTTTCGAGAATGTCAAGGATGAAAAGTTGGACTTGGAAGACGTCAAGCCAAAGTTGGTTGCTAGATTtggaaaaattctttttcatgA GAGCCCTTCAATCAGCGAAGAAACTACAAGAGTAGGTTTGGCTGCAGAAACTACATTGAGTCAATTGAGGAGATCATTTTACACAAACATTCCTAATTCATATATGGAAAACATTAAGGGAGAAGTTGCCAAAAAGATTAAAGTTgattttgaagaggaaaaagaTTTATACCATGTACAG GATGATGAGATGCAAAGCATTAGAAGTCTTATTAATTCTGCAATTCTAGATCAAGATGTGAAGGGTGGGTTGAGATGGCCCTTGGGGAAGGCATCTTCTGGAGGTAGATATTGTGTGGTGGGGGTTTGGCACACAATAGCTAAAGATTATAAAAGTTCATCATTGAGCCTGAAAGTGAGACATGCTGATCGATATGATTTTAGAACTTCAATTGGGGAAGCTACAAGGGAGATAAATCTGAAGCTAAAAAACATTGTCTCATTATTACAG GAACAGGAGGTTGAGGTTAGTTCGGTTGCTGAGATGCTCAAAGACCACTTGAAATTGATATGGGATCATTTCTTATGCTGTGAAAATTTTTTGACATGA